In Macrobrachium rosenbergii isolate ZJJX-2024 unplaced genomic scaffold, ASM4041242v1 171, whole genome shotgun sequence, a genomic segment contains:
- the LOC136838206 gene encoding LOW QUALITY PROTEIN: tripartite motif-containing protein 59-like (The sequence of the model RefSeq protein was modified relative to this genomic sequence to represent the inferred CDS: deleted 1 base in 1 codon), with protein MSFLKRLLRIASLTLRNLLPSFLWILSPPESESAITMAPNPLECDICCNTYNDDHYPRILPCTHVFCGRCITELISTQKMRCPSCRVKFTANSAEDLMINRDILDVAKQLASKHVGSKITSTRPKKPFLKTSQDSRENVITCQEMEAEVKDRIKSSNKMRKGLEGFMQTLEEVKLSSKETWSNIARDNKLLMDKLDIIKGKLQTMKDLEDKLEAATDFASGESPMDEAEKVFHEVDETANEIKQLFQEDKHNIKQDSLKMKINLENALEVIGRMIEEEEEQQEQEQETEQEQEEGEQEEERDSIMKITVTDLRSPRGHLRGDTQREIFVVMTIKGKLRMAPVKIESNNQLYINHLEEGRLPPGCFVIELESLMQGSPSPSPYSPPRAFLDLTYESTHLGRVIVRVTENGMKGLNFLYMCAGGMGPSYANSQVLGVKNKGEAGEHIDMGKYVSHGGGGGGGKSTEAVLSSGEDWQREMKSEIYKWTPWKAGDVRGIISYKRASRFWIVTRDCHSWRRRDCFGMVEEGLEVLKDAISKYPDIKKVKVATCGLIL; from the exons GCGCCCAATCCCCTGGAGTGTGACATTTGCTGTAATACATACAATGACGATCACTACCCGAGGATCCTCCCTTGTACCCACGTGTTCTGTGGCCGTTGCATCACTGAGCTCATCTCGACCCAAAAGATGCGCTGTCCTTCCTGCAGAGTGAAATTCACAGCCAATTCAGCTGAAGACCTCATGATTAACAGAGACATCCTTGATGTCGCAAAGCAACTTGCATCCAAGCACGTAGGATCTAAAATTACATCCACAAGACCAAAGAAACCCTTTCTGAAGACTTCTCAGGATTCCAGGGAGAATGTTATCACT TGCCAAGAAATGGAGGCTGAGGTTAAGGATCGCATTAAAAGCAGCAATAAGATGAGAAAAGGTCTTGAAGGATTTATGCAAACACTGGAAGAGGTAAAGCTTTCCAGTAAAGAGACTTGGAGCAATATTGCCCGAGATAATAAATTGCTGATGGACAAGTTGGATATCATTAAAGGAAAGCTACAAACAATGAAAGACTTAGAAGACAAATTGGAAGCAGCAACTGACTTTGCTTCTGGTGAAAGTCCTATGGACGAGGCCGAAAAGGTTTTTCATGAAGTTGATGAGACAGCCAATGAAATAAAGCAACTTTTTCAGGAGGATAAACACAACATAAAGCAG GACTCTCtcaagatgaaaattaatttggaaaATGCATTGGAGGTAATAGGAAGAATgattgaggaagaggaagaacaacaAGAGCAAGAACAAGAAACAGAGCAAGAACAAGAGGAAGGAGaacaagaggaggagagagattcTATAATGAAAATTACG GTAACTGACCTCCGAAGTCCTCGTGGTCACTTGAGAGGGGATACCCAAAGAGAGATATTTGTCGTGATGACCATCAAAGGGAAACTCAGGATGGCCCCAGTCAAGATTGAGTCCAACAACCAACTATACATCAATCATCTTGAAGAAGGAAGGCTCCCACCAGGATGCTTTGTCATAGAG CTTGAGTCCTTGATGCAAgggtctccttctccttctccttattCTCCTCCAAGGGCGTTCCTGGATTTGACATATGAATCCACCCACCTGGGGAGGGTCATCGTCAGGGTCACTGAGAATGGCATGAAGGGTCTCAACTTCCTGTATATGTGTGCGGGAGGGATGGGGCCCTCTTATGCCAACTCTCAGGTCTTAGGTGTGAAGAATAAGGGTGAAGCTGGTGAACATATTGATATGGGTAAATATGTGtcccatggaggaggaggaggaggaggcaaatcAACTGAAGCAGTGCTTTCATCGGGGGAAGATTGGCAGAGGGAGATGAAGAGCGAGATCTATAAATGGACGCCATGGAAGGCGGGAGATGTGAGGGGAATCATCTCATATAAAAGAGCTTCTCGGTTTTGGATCGTCACCAGAGATTGTCACAGTTGGAGAAGAAGAGATTGCTTCGGGATGGTGGAGGAAGGACTGGAAGTCCTGAAAGACGCCATCTCGAAGTATCCAGACATTAAAAAGGTCAAGGTGGCCACCTGTGGCCTTATTCTGTGA